CGGCCGGACggcaggaggagaagcaggtcCTGCTCCAGGCCGACTGGACGCTGCTGTGCCTCCGCTGCCGTGAAGCTTTCGCCACCAAGGGCGAGCTCAAAGCGCACCCGTGCCTGCGCCCCGAGGGCGAACAGGAGGGCGAAGGggggcccccgccccgccccaagCGCCACCAGTGCTCCATCTGCCTCAAGGCCTTCGCCAGGCCCTGGTCGCTGTCCCGCCACCGGCTGGTCCACTCCACCGACCGTCCCTTCGTGTGCACGGACTGTGGCCTGGCCTTCCGCCTCGCCTCCTACCTCCGCCAGCACCGTCGCGTCCACGGCGCGCTCAGCCTCCTGGCCCCGCTGCCCGCGGCGGGCAAGAAGGACGACAAGGTGTCGGGCGGACGGACCTCAGGGAAGGGGCCCGAGGGGGGCGAAGGGGCAGAGTGTGGGGGCGCCTCGGAGGGTGGAGAAGGCGGGCAGAACGGAGGGGATgccgccccggcccggccccccGCCGGGGAGCCCCGATTCTGGTGCCCCGAGTGCGGCAAAGGTTTCCGGCGCCGTGCGCACTTGCGGCAGCACGGGGTAACCCACTCTGGGGCGCGGCCCTTCCAGTGCGTGCGCTGCCAGCGGGAGTTCAAGCGGCTGGCCGACCTGGCCCGCCACGCGCAGGTCCACGCGGGCGGTCCGGCCCCGCACCCGTGCCCGCACTGCTCGCGGCGCTTCTCGCGCGCCTATAGCCTCCTGCGCCACCAACGCTGCCACCGCGCTGAGCTGGAGAGGGCCGCCGCCGCGCAGCAGGCGCTCCAGGCCCAGGCCCCGCCgtcgcccccgccgcccccgccgccccccgctGGCCAGGAGGAGGAAGGGCTTCCGCTGCCCATCGCACACATCAAGGAGGAGCCGCCCTCCCCGGGGACCCCACCTCGGCCGCCGCCGGCACCCCCCGTCTTCCTCAGCGCCTCCTGTTTTGACAGCCAAGACCACTCGGCCTTCgagatggaggaagaagagatTGACAGCAAGGCTCACCTGCGCGGATTGGGGGGCCTGGCCTCCTGACCCACACACCCATCCTCAGCCCCTCCGTTTGACCTCCCGGTTTGCAATATGAAGGAGGGAAGTTGAAGGAGAGGAACCTCCTCTGTGtacccacccctccccttctAGCCCTCAACACtaaggagggaggaggctgggccgCCCCTCCCTCACCATCGCCCACCCCCAGACCCCCCTGATGCTGGTTAGAAACTGCTCACCCCACTTCTGAAGGCAGGACGCTGATTCAGGAGGTGGGGGACACTGGCCAGAGGGATGGACACTGAGGCGGGGGCCCCCGGCCTGGCTGTCCCCTGTTACACACACTGGACACCATCACCTCTTTGGAACTGCCAGACCCTATGGGGGGTCCCCAGTGAGCAAAGGTCTGTCCCTGTCCCTTTGTCTGTCTGTGAATAAATGTGAGTTCGTGGAACTGGAGAGAGTGGGGCTGTCTGTGGGAGTGAGGGCTGGCTGAGGGCATCTGGGTGAGCAGGCTGTGGAAAGAGCTGAAGAGTCCACCAGGCTCGGAGCTTGGGTTCAGAGCGGGAAGGATGCAGATAAGCACATCAGGGACCATGGGGCTCTCAGCCAAGCAGGAAACTCACAAGAAACAGGAGTGGAAGAAGGCAAGCTGCCATCTGCCCTGGGCATCTTCAGGGATCCCTACGTGGAATCCCTGCTTGTGTTCATTCATCATTTACCAGACGCAGTGCTAGGCCCCACAGAAAGCCACACTGTGAGGGGCTGGAATTGTAGCTCTGCACAGCCTGATACGGTTTAGCTACTAGCCCCGGGCGGCTGTTCCCAGTTGAGAATAATATCAATGcatttacattaaaatgaaataagattaAAAGTTCACTTCCTCGGTCACACTGTTTCAAGTGCCCAGTATCCccctgtggctggtggctacgctgttggacagcacagatctAGAACATTCCACATCGCAAAAAGTTCCACTGGACCTTGCTGCCCTAGGTAATAAACCAATCTGCAACATAACATCAGGTATTGGTAAGGGGCTtccaagaaaactacagggcactGTGAAAAGGGAGCCCGTGGGGAGGGCGGGGCCTCTGGGGAGATGACATCTGACCTTTGACCTTCAAAGACAGGTGGAGGGGCGGGAAGAGCAGGGGCAAAGGCTGCGTGTGAGGTGGTTGGGTGCTACATGTTTGAGAAACCGCAAGGAATTGGTGGTGGGTTGGGGAGCGTCGTTTTCTACATATcctccaggtgtgtgtgtgtgtgcgtttaaCCCATTTGTTTAGGTCCTAGTAGTGGGGCAGGGGCGGCGGGGGGGAGGATGTCTCCAAGCCAATCCTCCTTAAACTTCTCTTTCCTCCCGTTGACATCCTGCCTTCCCCAGCTCTCCCTTGCTCTATGCAGATAATGACACTAACTACTTAGGTATCCTGACACCTGTAAGGCCAGGCCAGAGAGGGGTGACATCATGCTTGTTTCCCAGGGCAACAAACCGAGTTGTCTTGGAGGCTCAGGAGGGAAGTTTGCTTCCCTGGTGTGATGAAacacaggcagagggagggcGGGCGGGAAGCTGCAAAGAGGGCCGCTGAGAGTCAGGGAGGGGAGATGATGACCACCCAGAGCTTTGCAGAATTCCCTCTGTCCAAGAGGTAACGAGACACATCTTAGCCGAGCCCTTGGAACGGTGCCTGGCACGTAGGAAGCACTCAACACGTGCTAGCCTGTTTGATCAGCCCTGTGTTCACTACCACCCAGTGCTGGATGCTGGGGGCAAAGACCAGCTGAGcacctgccctcatggagcttacagacCAGTGGGGAAGACGGATAAGAATCAAATATTGGCACAAATAAATTAGGATTTCCAAATGAGCTGAGTTCTCCAATGCACTAGATCCTACAGGAATCTGTAACTTAACCTTGGGTGTTGGGGAGAAGGGGGGCTGGGCTATGCTTTCTTCACAGGCCAGCCACCTCCCCCCACGCCCAGGAACCTTCAGTGCCTCCCTATTACCACATCCCAATGTGGGCCAGAAAACTTTTCAGCACAATCTCATGGACAGAACTCATTGAGGGAGACGTTTATATAGCCCCATTTATAGAAGGGGCAAACTGAGGATTAAAGCTAAGAAGGCACTTGTCCTACTTCTGTGATCACTAATATGAATTGAGTCCTTCGCATTAAAGGGTtactttggggaattccctggcgatccagtggttaggactccgcactctcactgccgaggtcccaggtttgatctctgatcggggaactaagatcccacaagccgggcagcgcagccaaaaaaaaaaaaggttactttGTGGAAAGAGCTGAAGACAATGGTTGGCACCTGGGAGGAAGTCTTTGCTGTTGttgctttgttattattattctcccAGGTTGCTATAAATATGATCTCATGGAATCCTAGTTCTTGATGGGAAACATCCTCACCATTTTCCAGAGGTGGAAACAGCGCTCAGAGCGGAAGTCTCTTGTCCAAAATCCCATGGCTAGGAACTGGTGGAcacaggatttgaacctaggctgGACCAGCTCCATGCCCTGAACACAACATCAGGCCCATGTGACCTTCACAATCAGCTCCCAGCCACACAACCCACCTTTCCAGCTCCCcccgcacacgcacacacatcctGGTTTCCAAGCCCCAAGGCAACCCCTGCCACTACAGATTTGCCcaccaccttcccccaccccatacgCTTCCTCAACCTTGACATGCCACATCCGAAGAGAAACATTCCTAGAACAAAATACAGAACTTATGGCAAGAAAAGGGCCTTAGAGATGGAGCCCAgttctcccattttgcagataagaaaactgaggccca
Above is a window of Phocoena sinus isolate mPhoSin1 chromosome 19, mPhoSin1.pri, whole genome shotgun sequence DNA encoding:
- the ZNF579 gene encoding zinc finger protein 579, producing MDPQPPPPAQGSPPHRGRGRGRGRGRGRGRGRGRGGAGAPRAPLPCPTCGRLFRFPYYLSRHRLSHSGLRPHACPLCPKAFRRPAHLSRHLRGHGPQPPLRCAACPRTFPEPAQLRRHLAQEHAGGGVELAIERAAKEAAGSGWSPQDKGAEQPTSAAAGAAEEEAEAAARPETWSAGEPATLAAATSAEPRESEEEEAEAGAAELRAELALAAGRQEEKQVLLQADWTLLCLRCREAFATKGELKAHPCLRPEGEQEGEGGPPPRPKRHQCSICLKAFARPWSLSRHRLVHSTDRPFVCTDCGLAFRLASYLRQHRRVHGALSLLAPLPAAGKKDDKVSGGRTSGKGPEGGEGAECGGASEGGEGGQNGGDAAPARPPAGEPRFWCPECGKGFRRRAHLRQHGVTHSGARPFQCVRCQREFKRLADLARHAQVHAGGPAPHPCPHCSRRFSRAYSLLRHQRCHRAELERAAAAQQALQAQAPPSPPPPPPPPAGQEEEGLPLPIAHIKEEPPSPGTPPRPPPAPPVFLSASCFDSQDHSAFEMEEEEIDSKAHLRGLGGLAS